One region of Streptomyces davaonensis JCM 4913 genomic DNA includes:
- a CDS encoding sensor histidine kinase, with product MSPPPPARRLRLGLRLGLPRRMFSQVLLMQVAIAAGVAVLATGLFLAPLGNQLDDQAMRRALAIAQTTAVEPQIAEDVVNTPPTADGPVQREAERIREATRAEYIVVMDWRGVRWSHPTPDEVGRTVSTDPGQALAGHEVMEIDDGTLGRTARGKVPLRDSDGDIVGAVSVGIAYDSVRARLIHAIPELLAYAGGALAVGALAAWLISRRVHRQTRDLAFSDISALLAEREAMLHGIREGVVALDRAGRIRLLNDEAHRLLGIGEEAVGRSLDEALGEGRTTDVLAGRVTGTDLLTVRGQRVLIANRMPTDDGGAVATLRDRTELEQLGRELDSTRGLIDALRAQDHEHANRMHTLLGLLELEMYDDAVEFVGEVVGDHRATAEQITEKIKDPLLAALLVGKATVAAERGVALLLSDRTRLPDRLIDPRGIVTIVGNLVDNALDAVGGTAHARVEVELRAEGRTVVLGVRDTGPGIPAGQRELIFTEGWSTKEAPAHRERGIGLTLVRRLAERQGGTAGVDEAHGGGAEFTVVLPDALTEPGAEPALTGPIAHRTAEEESR from the coding sequence ATGAGCCCCCCTCCCCCCGCACGCCGCCTGCGCCTCGGCCTGCGCCTCGGCCTGCCGCGGCGGATGTTCTCGCAGGTGCTGCTGATGCAGGTGGCCATCGCCGCGGGAGTCGCGGTGCTCGCGACGGGCCTGTTCCTCGCGCCGCTCGGCAACCAGCTCGACGACCAGGCGATGCGCCGGGCCCTCGCGATCGCCCAGACCACCGCCGTCGAGCCGCAGATCGCCGAGGACGTCGTGAACACGCCTCCGACGGCCGACGGGCCGGTCCAGCGGGAGGCGGAGCGGATTCGTGAGGCCACGCGGGCCGAGTACATCGTGGTGATGGACTGGCGGGGCGTGCGCTGGTCGCACCCCACACCCGACGAGGTCGGCAGGACCGTCTCCACCGACCCGGGACAGGCCCTGGCCGGTCATGAGGTCATGGAGATCGACGACGGCACCCTGGGTCGCACCGCCCGCGGCAAGGTGCCCCTGCGGGACAGCGACGGCGACATCGTCGGCGCGGTCTCGGTCGGGATCGCCTACGACAGTGTCCGGGCCCGGCTGATCCACGCGATCCCGGAGCTGCTGGCGTACGCGGGCGGCGCCCTCGCGGTCGGCGCGCTGGCCGCCTGGCTGATCTCCCGACGGGTCCATCGGCAGACCCGTGACCTGGCCTTCTCCGATATCTCGGCACTGTTGGCGGAGCGCGAGGCGATGCTGCACGGCATCCGGGAGGGCGTGGTCGCACTGGACCGCGCGGGCCGGATCCGCCTGCTCAACGACGAGGCGCACCGACTGCTCGGCATCGGCGAGGAGGCCGTGGGCCGCTCCCTGGACGAGGCGCTCGGGGAGGGCCGTACGACCGATGTGCTGGCCGGGAGGGTGACGGGCACCGATCTGCTCACCGTGCGCGGACAGCGCGTCCTGATCGCCAACCGCATGCCCACCGACGACGGCGGCGCCGTCGCCACCCTGCGCGATCGCACCGAGCTGGAACAGCTCGGCCGGGAGCTGGACTCCACGCGCGGGCTGATCGATGCCCTGCGCGCCCAGGATCATGAGCACGCCAACCGTATGCACACGCTGCTCGGGCTGCTGGAGCTGGAGATGTACGACGACGCCGTGGAGTTCGTCGGCGAGGTGGTGGGCGACCACAGGGCGACCGCGGAACAGATCACCGAGAAGATCAAGGACCCGCTGCTCGCGGCACTGCTGGTGGGCAAGGCGACTGTGGCCGCCGAGCGCGGGGTGGCGCTGCTGCTGTCGGACCGGACACGGCTGCCGGACCGTCTGATCGACCCCAGGGGCATCGTGACGATCGTCGGCAACCTGGTGGACAACGCGCTGGACGCGGTCGGGGGAACCGCGCACGCGCGCGTGGAGGTCGAATTGCGGGCCGAGGGACGCACCGTGGTCCTCGGAGTGCGGGACACCGGTCCGGGAATCCCGGCCGGACAACGCGAGTTGATCTTCACTGAGGGCTGGTCCACCAAGGAAGCGCCGGCCCATCGTGAGCGCGGGATCGGGCTCACCCTGGTGCGCAGGCTCGCCGAACGGCAGGGTGGCACCGCCGGCGTGGACGAGGCGCACGGCGGCGGCGCGGAGTTCACCGTCGTCCTGCCCGACGCACTGACCGAGCCGGGCGCCGAACCGGCCCTCACCGGGCCCATCGCCCACCGGACAGCCGAGGAGGAGTCGCGATGA
- a CDS encoding response regulator, giving the protein MIEVLVVDDDTRVAQVNAAYVAKVPGFHVAGAAHSAAEALRQVEDLPRVDLVLMDHYLPDDTGLSVVREMRRRGHETDVIMVTAARDVSTVQEAMRHGALQYLVKPFAFAGLRAKLEAYAELRRTLDGGGEAEQAEVDRIFGALSASSEPELPKGHSPTTADLVRRSLISAEGPLSAQEIAERTGVSRQTAQRYLKLLERTGRARLTLKYGDAGRPEHRYVWATRA; this is encoded by the coding sequence ATGATCGAGGTCCTGGTCGTGGACGACGACACACGTGTCGCCCAGGTCAACGCCGCCTACGTCGCGAAGGTGCCGGGCTTCCACGTGGCCGGTGCGGCGCACAGCGCGGCGGAGGCGCTCCGGCAGGTCGAGGACCTGCCGCGGGTGGACCTGGTCCTGATGGACCACTATCTGCCCGACGACACGGGTCTGTCGGTCGTACGGGAGATGCGCCGGCGCGGCCACGAGACGGACGTGATCATGGTGACCGCGGCCCGGGACGTCTCCACCGTCCAGGAGGCGATGCGGCACGGCGCGCTCCAGTACCTGGTGAAGCCGTTCGCCTTCGCGGGGCTGCGCGCCAAGCTGGAGGCGTACGCGGAGCTGCGCCGCACCCTCGACGGCGGAGGCGAGGCCGAACAGGCCGAGGTGGACCGTATCTTCGGCGCGCTGTCCGCGTCCTCGGAGCCGGAGCTGCCCAAGGGCCACTCCCCCACCACGGCCGATCTCGTACGGCGTTCCCTGATCAGTGCCGAAGGCCCCCTGTCGGCCCAGGAGATCGCGGAGCGCACCGGAGTCAGCCGCCAGACCGCGCAGCGCTATCTGAAGCTCCTGGAGCGCACGGGCCGCGCGCGACTCACGCTCAAGTACGGCGACGCGGGCCGCCCGGAGCACCGTTACGTGTGGGCGACCCGCGCCTGA
- a CDS encoding solute symporter family protein, whose product MTGDHQTLALLLFSAFVAVTLAITTWVSRHRQGSAEEFYAGGRLFSPMENGFAIAGDYMSAASFLGISGLIALYGYDGLLYSVGFLVAWLVVLFLVAELVRNCGRFTLADVVAARMSERPVRIAAGTSSVTVSVLYLVAQMVGAGSLVALLLGGQGEAAQTWTVIGVGALMVIYVSLGGMRATTWIQIVKAVLLLGGTIALTVLVLVRFHGDFDQLLLTAADRSGHGDSFLAPGLKYGGDWTARFDFISLGLALVLGTAGLPHILSRFYTVPTARAARRSVVWSIGLIGGFYLMTIVLGFGAAAIVGPEAVRGSNAAGNTAVPLLALDLGGGAHSTGGTVLFAVVAAVAFATILAVVAGITLASSVSVAHDLYASLRRRRAKPRSEVAVARVAAVGIGVVAIALGLLARDLNVAFLVGLAFAVAASANLPVLLYSLFWRGLTTRGAVWAVYGGLIPAVTLVLLSPVVSGSPESLFPGVDFQVFPLQNPGIVSIPLGFVAGWLGTVTSAEVPDEAKHAETEVRSLTGAGAA is encoded by the coding sequence GTGACGGGCGATCACCAGACCTTGGCGCTCCTGCTGTTCAGCGCGTTCGTCGCCGTCACCCTGGCGATCACGACCTGGGTGAGCCGCCACCGGCAAGGATCGGCCGAGGAGTTCTACGCCGGCGGCCGTCTCTTCTCGCCGATGGAGAATGGTTTTGCCATCGCGGGCGACTACATGTCCGCCGCATCCTTCCTCGGCATCTCCGGACTCATCGCGCTCTACGGCTACGACGGACTGCTGTACTCCGTGGGCTTCCTCGTCGCCTGGCTGGTCGTGCTCTTCCTGGTCGCCGAACTGGTCCGCAACTGCGGCCGGTTCACCCTCGCCGACGTGGTCGCCGCCCGGATGAGCGAACGGCCCGTGCGGATCGCGGCGGGAACTTCCTCGGTCACCGTGTCCGTTCTGTATCTGGTGGCGCAGATGGTGGGTGCTGGCAGCCTGGTCGCGCTGCTGCTCGGCGGCCAGGGCGAGGCGGCGCAGACCTGGACCGTCATCGGCGTCGGCGCGCTCATGGTGATCTATGTGTCGTTGGGAGGGATGCGGGCCACCACCTGGATCCAGATCGTGAAGGCGGTCCTGCTGCTCGGCGGCACCATCGCGCTGACCGTGCTCGTCCTGGTGCGCTTCCACGGCGACTTCGACCAACTGCTGCTCACTGCGGCCGATCGCAGCGGCCACGGCGACTCGTTCCTGGCTCCCGGCCTCAAGTACGGCGGCGACTGGACCGCCCGCTTCGACTTCATCAGCCTCGGACTCGCCCTGGTGCTCGGCACCGCGGGGCTCCCGCACATCCTGTCCCGCTTCTACACCGTGCCCACCGCGCGGGCGGCCCGGCGCTCGGTGGTCTGGTCGATCGGGCTGATCGGCGGTTTCTACCTGATGACGATCGTCCTCGGCTTCGGCGCCGCCGCGATCGTCGGCCCGGAAGCGGTGCGCGGCTCCAACGCCGCCGGGAACACGGCCGTACCGCTGCTGGCGCTCGATCTGGGCGGCGGGGCCCACTCCACCGGGGGGACGGTGCTGTTCGCGGTCGTCGCCGCCGTCGCCTTCGCCACGATCCTCGCCGTGGTCGCCGGAATCACCCTCGCCTCCTCGGTGTCTGTGGCCCACGACCTGTACGCGTCACTGCGGCGCCGACGGGCCAAGCCCCGCAGCGAGGTCGCCGTCGCACGCGTCGCAGCCGTCGGCATCGGCGTGGTCGCCATCGCCCTCGGCCTGCTCGCCCGAGACCTCAACGTCGCCTTCCTGGTCGGGCTCGCCTTCGCCGTCGCCGCCTCCGCCAATCTGCCCGTACTGCTCTACTCACTGTTCTGGCGCGGCCTCACCACCCGCGGCGCCGTCTGGGCCGTGTACGGCGGCCTGATCCCCGCCGTGACCCTCGTCCTGCTCTCCCCGGTGGTGTCCGGCAGCCCCGAATCCCTCTTCCCCGGCGTCGACTTCCAGGTGTTCCCGCTCCAGAACCCCGGCATCGTCTCCATCCCGCTCGGCTTCGTCGCCGGCTGGCTCGGCACGGTCACCTCCGCCGAAGTCCCGGACGAGGCCAAGCACGCGGAGACCGAGGTGCGGTCACTGACGGGAGCGGGGGCGGCCTAG
- a CDS encoding DUF485 domain-containing protein encodes MHSSNGRSHARVRHDDPWYDALASGWGETGAADAVPEADAKGVRDAADVYLEVQRSAAFQEVRSQYRRFVVPAVVGFLAWYVGYVVTATTAPGLMARPVAGAVNVAMLAGLGQFLTTFLLTWAYTRHARLRRDRAALELRWDTQELTRGARGGNS; translated from the coding sequence ATGCACTCAAGCAACGGTCGTTCCCACGCGCGCGTGCGCCACGACGACCCCTGGTACGACGCGCTGGCCTCCGGCTGGGGTGAGACCGGCGCCGCCGACGCCGTCCCCGAGGCCGACGCGAAGGGTGTGCGGGACGCCGCGGACGTCTACCTGGAGGTGCAGCGCAGCGCCGCCTTCCAGGAGGTGCGCAGCCAGTACCGGAGGTTCGTCGTCCCGGCCGTCGTAGGCTTCCTGGCCTGGTACGTCGGCTACGTCGTGACCGCCACCACGGCGCCCGGGCTGATGGCCCGACCTGTGGCCGGCGCGGTGAACGTCGCGATGCTCGCCGGGCTCGGACAGTTCCTCACCACCTTCCTGCTCACCTGGGCCTACACCCGGCACGCGCGTCTGCGCCGCGACCGGGCCGCGCTCGAACTGCGCTGGGACACCCAGGAATTGACCCGCGGCGCGAGGGGCGGCAACTCGTGA
- a CDS encoding DNA gyrase/topoisomerase IV subunit B, with protein MTAETSVPSTALLAGADRDGSNYTARHLLVLEGLEAVRKRPGMYIGSTDSRGLMHCLWEIIDNSVDEALGGYCDHIEVVLHDDGSVEVRDNGRGIPVDVEPKTGLSGVEVVMTKLHAGGKFGGGSYAASGGLHGVGASVVNALSARLDVEVDRNGHTHAISFRRGVPGSFAATGPDAKFESTSGLRKAKKIPKTRTGTRVRYWADRQIFLKDAKLSLENLHQRARQTAFLVPGLTIVVRDEFGLGEGGSKGEESFRFDGGISEFCEYLATDKPVNDVLRFSGQGTFRETVPVLDEHGQMTPTQVTRELDVDVAMRWGTGYDTTLKSFVNIIATPKGGTHVAGFETAVTSTLNEVLRAKKLLRVAEDDIVKDDALEGLTAVVTVRLAEPQFEGQTKEVLGTSAARRIVNTVITKELKAFLTSTKRDAAAQARVVMEKAVAAARTRIAARQHKDAQRRKTALESSSLPAKLADCRSDDVERSELFIVEGDSALGTAKLARNSEFQALLPIRGKILNVQKSSVTDMLKNAECGAIIQVIGAGSGRTFDIDAARYGKIVMMTDADVDGSHIRCLLLTLFQRYMRPMVEAGRVFAAVPPLHRIEIVQPKKGQDKYVYTYSDRELRDKLMEFQSKGIRYKDSIQRYKGLGEMDADQLAETTMDPRHRTLRRINLSDLEAAEQVFDLLMGNDVAPRKEFISSSAATLDRSRIDA; from the coding sequence GTGACCGCCGAGACGTCCGTGCCGTCCACAGCGCTGCTGGCAGGAGCAGACCGGGACGGTTCCAACTACACCGCGCGGCACCTGCTCGTCCTTGAGGGCCTCGAAGCCGTGCGCAAGCGTCCGGGTATGTACATCGGCTCGACCGACAGCCGCGGCCTGATGCACTGCCTCTGGGAGATCATCGACAACTCCGTCGACGAGGCCCTCGGGGGCTACTGCGACCACATCGAGGTCGTCCTCCATGACGACGGCTCGGTCGAGGTGCGCGACAACGGCCGTGGCATCCCTGTCGACGTCGAGCCCAAGACAGGCCTGTCCGGCGTCGAGGTCGTCATGACCAAGCTGCACGCCGGCGGCAAGTTCGGCGGCGGCTCCTACGCCGCCTCCGGCGGCCTGCACGGCGTGGGCGCCTCCGTGGTGAACGCCCTGTCCGCGCGGCTGGACGTCGAGGTGGACCGCAATGGCCACACCCACGCGATCAGCTTCCGGCGCGGCGTGCCGGGCTCCTTCGCCGCCACCGGCCCCGACGCCAAGTTCGAGTCCACCAGCGGGCTGCGCAAGGCCAAGAAGATCCCCAAGACCCGCACCGGCACGCGCGTGCGCTACTGGGCCGACCGTCAGATCTTCCTGAAGGACGCCAAGCTCTCCCTGGAGAACCTCCACCAGCGCGCCCGCCAGACCGCCTTCCTGGTGCCCGGCCTGACCATCGTCGTCCGCGACGAGTTCGGCCTCGGCGAGGGCGGCAGCAAGGGCGAGGAGTCGTTCCGCTTCGACGGCGGCATCAGCGAGTTCTGCGAGTACCTCGCCACCGACAAGCCGGTCAACGACGTCCTCCGCTTCTCCGGCCAGGGCACTTTCAGGGAGACCGTCCCGGTCCTGGACGAGCACGGCCAGATGACGCCCACCCAGGTCACCCGCGAACTCGACGTCGATGTCGCGATGCGCTGGGGCACCGGCTACGACACGACCCTGAAGTCGTTCGTGAACATCATCGCCACCCCCAAGGGCGGCACCCATGTCGCGGGCTTCGAGACCGCCGTCACCAGCACGCTGAACGAGGTGCTGCGCGCCAAGAAGCTGCTGCGCGTCGCCGAGGACGACATCGTCAAGGACGATGCCCTGGAGGGCCTCACCGCCGTCGTCACGGTGCGTCTGGCCGAACCGCAGTTCGAGGGTCAGACCAAGGAGGTCCTCGGCACCTCGGCAGCCCGCCGCATCGTGAACACCGTGATCACCAAGGAACTCAAGGCGTTCCTGACGTCGACCAAGCGGGATGCCGCCGCACAGGCCCGGGTGGTCATGGAGAAGGCGGTCGCCGCGGCACGCACGCGTATCGCCGCCCGCCAGCACAAGGACGCGCAGCGCCGCAAGACTGCCCTGGAGTCGTCCTCCCTGCCCGCCAAGCTCGCCGACTGCCGCAGCGACGACGTCGAGCGGAGCGAGCTGTTCATCGTCGAGGGAGACTCCGCGCTCGGCACCGCCAAGCTCGCCCGGAACTCCGAGTTCCAGGCGCTGCTGCCGATCCGCGGCAAGATCCTCAACGTCCAGAAGTCCTCCGTGACCGACATGCTGAAGAACGCCGAGTGCGGCGCGATCATCCAGGTCATAGGAGCCGGCTCGGGCCGTACCTTCGACATCGACGCGGCCCGCTACGGCAAGATCGTGATGATGACCGACGCCGATGTGGACGGCTCCCACATCCGCTGCCTGCTGCTGACGCTGTTCCAGCGCTACATGCGGCCCATGGTCGAGGCGGGACGCGTCTTCGCCGCCGTACCGCCGCTGCACCGCATCGAGATCGTCCAGCCCAAGAAGGGCCAGGACAAGTACGTGTACACGTACTCCGACCGCGAACTGCGCGACAAGCTCATGGAGTTCCAGAGCAAGGGCATCCGCTACAAGGACTCGATCCAGCGCTACAAGGGCCTCGGCGAGATGGACGCCGACCAGCTGGCCGAGACCACGATGGACCCGCGCCACCGCACCCTGCGCCGGATCAACCTCTCCGACCTGGAAGCGGCCGAGCAGGTCTTCGACCTGCTGATGGGTAACGACGTGGCGCCGCGCAAGGAGTTCATCTCCTCCTCGGCGGCGACGCTGGACCGCTCCCGCATCGACGCGTAG
- a CDS encoding DUF7455 domain-containing protein, whose translation MTTVLTPASPLTAADRCDRCGAQAYLRVVLASGGELLFCAHHGRKFEPGLKKIAAEIQDETERLTAVPATASEDER comes from the coding sequence GTGACTACTGTTCTGACCCCCGCGAGCCCGCTGACGGCCGCCGATCGCTGCGACCGCTGCGGCGCCCAGGCATACCTGCGCGTCGTCCTGGCAAGCGGCGGAGAACTGCTCTTCTGCGCCCACCACGGCCGCAAGTTCGAGCCGGGACTCAAGAAGATCGCCGCTGAGATACAGGACGAGACGGAGCGGCTGACGGCCGTTCCCGCCACCGCTTCCGAAGATGAGCGCTGA
- a CDS encoding S1 family serine peptidase, giving the protein MRRPLVRALARPLVLAAAAAVIPLASAAPATADSVIVGGFPVDVSDSPWTVALSSRDRFGGTRSGQFCGGVAVGPSTVLTAAHCMGEDVLGAPPDQLDDLKVIAGRTDLRTGEGQEIDVRETWVNPGYDDVTNAGDFAVLTLAEPLPRESVIAMAAAGDRAYEPGTSAMVYGWGDATGGGDYADGLRAARVHVLSDSRCERAYPGGGDSAYLADSMLCAGEVLGGRDACQGDSGGPLVAEGRLIGLVSWGSGCGRPGSPGVYTRVSDALEKLGWDVGAARGAHTAP; this is encoded by the coding sequence ATGCGTCGTCCCCTGGTCCGGGCGCTGGCCCGGCCACTGGTCCTGGCTGCCGCCGCAGCCGTCATACCCTTGGCGTCCGCCGCACCGGCCACCGCCGACAGTGTCATCGTCGGGGGCTTCCCCGTCGATGTCTCCGACAGCCCCTGGACGGTGGCGCTGTCCAGCCGTGACCGGTTCGGGGGTACGCGCTCCGGGCAATTCTGCGGTGGCGTGGCGGTCGGCCCGTCCACCGTGCTCACCGCGGCCCACTGCATGGGCGAGGACGTCCTCGGGGCGCCGCCGGACCAGCTGGACGACCTCAAGGTCATAGCCGGCCGCACGGACCTGCGCACGGGCGAGGGGCAGGAGATCGACGTACGGGAGACCTGGGTGAATCCGGGGTACGACGATGTCACCAATGCCGGGGACTTCGCCGTGCTCACCCTCGCCGAGCCGCTGCCGCGAGAGTCGGTGATCGCGATGGCGGCGGCGGGGGACCGGGCGTACGAGCCGGGGACGTCGGCCATGGTCTACGGGTGGGGTGACGCGACCGGGGGCGGCGACTACGCGGACGGTCTGCGGGCGGCGCGCGTGCATGTGCTCTCGGACAGCCGCTGCGAGCGTGCCTATCCCGGCGGCGGTGACAGTGCCTATCTCGCCGACAGCATGCTGTGCGCCGGTGAGGTGCTGGGCGGGCGGGACGCCTGCCAGGGGGACAGCGGAGGGCCGCTGGTCGCCGAGGGGCGGCTGATCGGGCTGGTGTCCTGGGGGAGCGGCTGTGGCCGCCCGGGCAGCCCCGGGGTCTATACGCGGGTGTCCGATGCCCTGGAGAAGCTGGGCTGGGACGTCGGCGCGGCGCGAGGGGCGCATACGGCGCCCTGA
- a CDS encoding RNA polymerase sigma factor: MSASTSRTLPPEIAESVSVMALIERGKAEGQIAGDDVRRAFEADQIPATQWKNVLRSLNQILEEEGVTLMVSAAEPKRTRKSVAAKSPAKRTATKTVAAKTVTTKKATATATPAAPAADPAVEDEAPAKKAAAKKTTTAKKAAAKKTVAKKTTAKKTTAKKDDAELAEDEVLEEAKPGEGEPEGAESAGFVLSDEDEDDAPAQQVAAAGATADPVKDYLKQIGKVPLLNAEQEVELAKRIEAGLFAEDKLANADKLAPKLKRELEIIAEDGRRAKNHLLEANLRLVVSLAKRYTGRGMLFLDLIQEGNLGLIRAVEKFDYTKGYKFSTYATWWIRQAITRAMADQARTIRIPVHMVEVINKLARVQRQMLQDLGREPTPEELAKELDMTPEKVIEVQKYGREPISLHTPLGEDGDSEFGDLIEDSEAVVPADAVSFTLLQEQLHSVLDTLSEREAGVVSMRFGLTDGQPKTLDEIGKVYGVTRERIRQIESKTMSKLRHPSRSQVLRDYLD; this comes from the coding sequence GTGTCGGCCAGCACATCCCGTACGCTCCCGCCGGAGATCGCCGAGTCCGTCTCTGTCATGGCGCTCATTGAGCGGGGAAAGGCTGAGGGGCAGATCGCCGGCGATGACGTGCGTCGGGCCTTCGAAGCTGACCAGATTCCGGCCACTCAGTGGAAGAACGTACTGCGCAGCCTCAACCAGATCCTCGAGGAAGAGGGTGTGACGCTGATGGTCAGTGCCGCGGAGCCCAAGCGCACCCGAAAGAGCGTCGCAGCGAAGAGTCCGGCCAAGCGCACCGCCACCAAGACGGTCGCGGCGAAGACGGTGACCACCAAGAAGGCCACCGCCACCGCCACGCCTGCGGCACCCGCCGCCGACCCGGCCGTCGAGGACGAGGCACCCGCGAAGAAGGCCGCTGCCAAGAAGACGACGACCGCCAAGAAGGCGGCCGCGAAGAAGACCGTCGCCAAGAAGACGACGGCGAAGAAGACCACCGCCAAGAAGGACGACGCCGAGCTGGCCGAGGACGAGGTCCTCGAAGAGGCCAAGCCCGGCGAGGGCGAGCCCGAGGGTGCCGAGAGCGCCGGCTTCGTACTCTCCGACGAGGACGAGGACGACGCGCCCGCCCAGCAGGTCGCCGCCGCCGGTGCCACCGCCGACCCGGTGAAGGACTACCTCAAGCAGATCGGCAAGGTCCCGCTACTCAACGCCGAGCAGGAGGTCGAGCTCGCCAAGCGCATCGAGGCCGGCCTGTTCGCCGAGGACAAGCTGGCCAACGCCGACAAGCTCGCGCCCAAGCTCAAGCGCGAGCTGGAGATCATCGCCGAGGACGGCCGCCGCGCCAAGAACCACCTCCTGGAGGCCAACCTCCGACTGGTGGTCTCCCTGGCCAAGCGCTACACCGGCCGCGGCATGCTCTTCCTGGACCTCATCCAGGAGGGCAACCTCGGTCTGATCCGCGCGGTCGAGAAGTTCGACTACACCAAGGGCTACAAGTTCTCCACGTACGCCACCTGGTGGATCCGTCAGGCGATCACCCGCGCGATGGCCGACCAGGCCCGCACCATCCGTATCCCGGTGCACATGGTCGAGGTCATCAACAAGCTCGCGCGCGTGCAGCGCCAGATGCTCCAGGACCTGGGCCGCGAGCCCACCCCGGAGGAGCTGGCCAAGGAACTCGACATGACCCCCGAGAAGGTCATCGAGGTCCAGAAGTACGGCCGCGAGCCCATCTCGCTGCACACCCCGCTGGGCGAGGACGGCGACAGCGAGTTCGGTGACCTCATCGAGGACTCCGAGGCCGTCGTCCCGGCCGACGCGGTCAGCTTCACGCTCCTCCAGGAGCAGCTGCACTCCGTCCTCGACACCCTGTCCGAGCGCGAGGCGGGCGTCGTCTCCATGCGTTTCGGTCTCACCGACGGTCAGCCGAAGACCCTCGACGAGATCGGCAAGGTGTACGGCGTGACGCGTGAGCGCATCCGCCAGATCGAGTCCAAGACGATGTCGAAGCTGCGCCACCCGTCCCGTTCCCAGGTGCTGCGCGACTACCTCGACTAG
- a CDS encoding FadR/GntR family transcriptional regulator, which yields MSTLAHTMMTAARAADSGLVGPGELDRYPYAEAPVADRVGPPSWEGAEPELGRVGRRAAGSRGRGLHGQLVQQLGQMIVSGDLGADRPLVPEEIGQRFEVSRTVVRESLRVLEAKGLVSARPNVGTRVRPVSDWNLLDPDIIEWRAFGPQRDDQRRELSELRWTIEPLAARLAAGHGREDIQQRLADMVEIMGHALGQGDALTFSRADAEFHSLLIQVAGNRMLEHLSGIVSAALQVSGGPVTGCDRPNESSLAHHARIVDALAAADGAAAETAMRQLLTVHPEVERVVPAPREH from the coding sequence GTGAGTACCCTTGCGCACACCATGATGACCGCCGCCCGCGCCGCCGACTCCGGTCTCGTCGGCCCGGGCGAACTCGACCGCTACCCCTACGCCGAGGCCCCTGTCGCCGACCGCGTCGGACCCCCCTCCTGGGAGGGCGCGGAGCCGGAGCTGGGCCGCGTGGGCCGGCGTGCCGCGGGCAGCCGCGGACGCGGACTGCACGGCCAACTCGTCCAGCAGCTCGGCCAGATGATCGTCTCCGGCGACCTGGGTGCCGACCGCCCGCTGGTGCCCGAGGAGATCGGCCAGCGCTTCGAGGTCTCCCGCACCGTCGTCCGTGAGTCGCTCCGCGTCCTGGAGGCCAAGGGCCTGGTCAGTGCCCGGCCGAACGTCGGCACGCGCGTGCGTCCCGTCAGCGACTGGAACCTCCTCGACCCGGACATCATCGAGTGGCGGGCCTTCGGGCCGCAGCGCGACGACCAGCGGCGTGAGCTGAGCGAGCTGCGCTGGACGATCGAACCGCTCGCCGCGCGCCTCGCCGCGGGGCACGGCCGGGAGGACATCCAGCAGCGGCTGGCCGACATGGTCGAGATCATGGGCCACGCCCTGGGGCAGGGCGACGCCCTCACGTTCTCCCGCGCGGACGCCGAGTTCCACTCGCTGCTCATCCAGGTCGCCGGCAACCGCATGCTGGAGCACCTCTCCGGAATCGTCTCGGCAGCGCTCCAGGTCTCCGGAGGTCCGGTCACGGGCTGTGACCGGCCGAACGAGTCGTCGCTGGCGCACCACGCCCGGATCGTCGACGCCCTCGCCGCCGCCGACGGTGCGGCGGCGGAGACGGCGATGCGGCAGCTGCTCACCGTCCACCCAGAGGTGGAGCGCGTGGTGCCCGCCCCGCGCGAGCACTGA